The Raphanus sativus cultivar WK10039 chromosome 6, ASM80110v3, whole genome shotgun sequence sequence TGCTACTCCATGTAGTAACTAcattagtttgattttttttctttttttattgtaaagTTTACCAACGTTTGTgataatagaaagaaaaaaaaattgtgagaGATGGACCAGATAGCTCTGGAACAACCAGTTTTTCAAAAGATGGCTCTTTGATCATTGCGTACAAGAAAAGTCATGCTTTCCCTTTTCTTTACTAAGACTAACACTACAACCAAAATTTGACATTCACTTGTAGGTGTTGCAGTTTCATTGTTCATGTTATTTGGTCCACTCATACGGTTTTGGCCAAACAAACTCACCTGAGTACACCAAAAACGAGGTCTTTATGCAATTTTTTTAGGCTATCTATCTACTAGCCCATTTGAGAGCTCAAAAGAGCTGATCTATGTCAAGGATTAAAATTCCTTCAccgatttttaaaaatgattataaataataaaattttgataacaATCATATTAACCACATAAGAtaaagaaatcaattttttttttgaaaacataattgtgagatgttttatgtatagaatgtttgttgttgttgttgttttcaacAGAATGTTTGTTGTTTTATGTGCATAATGaatctattaaaaacatattaacttattcaattatatttaaatttaaatttattaatttatttatactaatgtaatatattaaaatattattagatttttattattattttaagaaattaaaattaattaaaaattaatttataatcatattttaatattatttacaaaatgtattgatttttaaaaataaaacaaaataaactatatttttaaaaattaaaacagaaataaataaatatatttttagaaaattacaatatgaaaatacatatgctaaattcattattttaaattaattaaattaatttgtaatgatcaaatttaatgaaaatctagAAATTCAacgatttctaatttttatttttgtcaataAATGTATAAACAAAATTACTCTAAATATTGCTTATTtgtaatagataaaataaatgttaagaaaaaaccATACAAACTTTAAAAGACTCTTGAGGCAAAAAAGAAATAACCACGAATAATTGGGTACCGAAAgggtaaatatacatataaatccACATAAATTCAGGGACACAAGCTTTATAACATGTGTTCTCTCGCTTTATCTCGATTCAGCCCTAGCCTATACGGCTGCTTCACCCAGATTTCCTCATCTTAATTAGAAAAGAACCCAAAAAAACCCTAATTACTATCTCGTCtcgatatatatatttgaaactgtcccttgttttttattctttcgTGTTTAGATCTCTTTGTCCATTTGTTTATCCGTGTAGACTTGTCCGAAGAAGCTTGTTTGTTATTTTgctgttgttttttttgtctgaatCGAAAACAAGTTTGGGGAAGAAGATAAGATGGCTGGAGGAGGTGGAAACAGGAGAGACGACGGGTCGATTACGATCCAGAGCACCAATTTGTTTGCAGCTTTGGACACtcgcaagaagaagaagaagaacagtgGTAAGAGCAAAGAAGGGTCCTCCTCTAAGAGCACAAAGCTACAGAAGGAGCCTGAGCCACAGGTTTTCTGGGCCCCTACGCCTTTGAAAGTGAAGTCTTGGGCTGATATCGACGATGACGATGAAGATGATGACTATTACGCTACCACCGCTCCTCCCTCCTCTGGTTGGGCCACTTCCGAGCCTAAAGACACTCATGTTGAGGTCAGTTACTCAAacctaatattatatttctctGTTCTTGTGTCTTATTTATCTATTGGATTCTCTCTATTGTCTTGATTGGTTGTTTATTACAAATGTATTAACCATGTTGTAGTAGTGTTTGCTTGCATAGGCATgtctattatatatatttgagtttttttttttttcaatttgttcAGTTTGGTTTTAGTGTTGTCTGTCCAGGTTACATGTATGATTTTGATGGTTTCTGATTGGATTATGTGGTATTGATTGTCAGGAAAGTGAAAGTGAGGAAGATATTCTTGAggaaggtgatgatgatgtgGATGAAGAGCAGGAGCATGAAACAGAGGTACAAGTTCATCCGGAGCCAGAGCCTGAGGTGAAGAAAGCACCTGAAGTTCCTGCGCCTCCTAAAGAGGCAGAAAGGCAACTTTCCAAGAAAGAGAGGAAAAAGAAGGAACTTGCTGAGCTTGAGGCTTTGTTGGCTGATTTTGGAGTTGCCCCCAAGGAGGATAATGGCCAAGATGCCTCTAAAGGTACCCCCTTTTCTTTTCAATTCTGGCACATCCAATACAACTCATTGctgttttgatgtttttttagCTTTATACTAATATAAATACCTTGTGATTGATTGTTCATTTACAGAGGctaaagaagaaaagaaagaagagaccAATGGAGAAGGAGAGATCAAAGAGAACGCAGCAGGTGGGGAGTCAAAGgcatcaaagaagaagaaaaagaaggataGACAGAAGGAGGTAAAAGAATCTCAAGAACAACAAGCCAACACAGAGGCTGTAGGTGAAGCTGCTGGGTCTGAACCGGCTGAGGAAGATTCTGCAATTGATGTCAAAGAAAGGCTAAAAAAGATTGCAtccatgaagaagaagaaatcaagCAAAGAGGTGGACGCCGGAGCCAAAACAGCCGCGCAGGAGGCAGCTGCTAGACGTGCAAAGCTGGCGGCtgcaaagaagaaggagaagaaccACTATAACCAACAGCCTGTGCGGTAAGACCACCATTTTGATCTTTGATGGACCATACGATCATATGGGCATGTATTTGGCCGTATTTTGTTCATATGGGTCTTCTCTGCTTTAATAAATCTTTTGAAGACTTCAAAACGCACAttgaatcctttttttttctagtcTTATTATGATGAACAGTCTAAAGACAAAAACTTGAAGATTTCGTTTATTTTCTGTAAACTTGTGTCCCTTTTAATCTCAGACCTTTTTAGGGGTGATGATTTTAGTTCTGTTTTCAAATTATCTTCTTATGTATGGTTTGATGGTTGCTTTATTATTACTCATGGAGAATCCTCTCACGGGGATCATCAGCTAATTTTTTATGATGACCATGTTTGAGAGCCTATTAGAACTGTGTTACACTCAAAACAGGACCAGTCAGTCTAAAACacttttaagtatttttggtaatgtaccttattaaaaataacataatgtaattggaaaacataaaaaaaggGAGGGGATCAACGGTTAATAGGATCCTAATAAATGGAGCAGATGTAAATTAAATTCATGTATGTTCTTAACATGGATTAACTGAGAGGAGACCTATACAGGATGTATGTCTCATTCCAAAGTGCAATCTAAATATCTAacgaactcttttttttttttgaaacaatcaAATGAACTCATGTTTACATATTATTAATACATGAATCTGagttgtttttattgttttcaatAAAGGCCATGTTTGTGTAATAATAACttgtgttttataatttttggcTCTTTAATATtgtgtaaaaataatttatgattaCAGTTTGATAAATCTTGTCgggaaaataataattaacagTAGAAAAGATCAAAAGAATGGTGTGAACGGCTGAACCCAAAAGTATTGGAAAAGCTTGGTTCATACACACACAAATAAAGCAAAGTCGTGAAAATCTTTGCTACctctaaaataaaatacgaTATAAGAAAATACACGTACACGTATCACGCGTTGtgaaaaaatatagattttgacAATGAAAGCCAATTAGCATGTGTCGTCACATGCTCCCACGTCAACAAGTCTATTGTCGGTCcatttaattaatgaaaaagaTAAACCATCGTtttcaataaagaaaaaaaaataaacacaaaaaagTTCCTAATAGCGAAATATTcgaatattattttcaaaaacaacTACAGCACTAGACTGattcttctttttaatttttattttaaataacggtcaaaagaaaaagagaaaaaaaaaacaaaacaaaattctcgacaaagttaatacgcaGTCGTATTACGTTTCATTCTTAAATAACAGTCGGGCTCGTATATCTCGCCTACGCCGCCGGCGAacagtttctctctctctctctctcgaattcGTGTTCTAATTTCTGCCACGAAACCCTAAATTTTCTAGAACCCTCCCGTGATTTTGCAACAGTATCTGAAACCAATTGATTACGAATCTGTTTTCAATCTACCTGCATTTTCTCCTTTTAGTCAGATTCGATTATTATAAGAGGAAGCTAAGCTAGCCACACAAGTTAGCTTTTAATTGGATTGCAATGATGTTGTACAATGGAAGAAACTAAAGGAATCTCTGATCCGGAGAATGGGAGTTCGAGTTACGGCGGTTTACCGCCTAAtcctctctccttctcttcttcctcctcttcctccgccgccgccgccgccttATACAGGCAGCAGCAGACCTTCGACGGCGACCGCTTTTCGGCCCCCAAGTCGCTGGTTCGACACCCATCTCTCGTAAGATAATTATACCTTTCTTCCAACTTTATGTTTTGTCTTAAATGCGACATTaaaatgtttagttttttttgttattaccTAAAGTAAAaggctttgtttttttttttctctgactGCTAAATTTGTTGGTAGGTGAAGACAAAGGTGTCAGCTTTATCAGTTGAGAACGAGTTCGCTCTAGACAAGATTGAGTTTGTTCCCGCCATGCGTTCCGGAGCTTGGTCTGATATCGGGTCCAGGTCCAGCATGGAGGATGCTTACCTATGCCTCGATAATCTCATGGATAGTTTTGGTCTCGAGGATCCTGAGGATGGACCGACGACTGCCTTTTACGGGGTGTTCGATGGACACGGTGGGAAGCATGCTGCTGAATTCGCGTGTCAACGTATACCAAGGTACATCGTTGAGGATCGAGAGTTTCCTAGTGACATCAATAAGGTGATTTCTTCAGCTTTCCTTCGAACAGACACTGCCTTCTCAGAGGCTTGTGCATTGGATGGTAGCCTCTCTTCGGGAACTACTGCTTTGGCTGCTCTTCTTACTGGAAGGTTATGCTCATTCCAGCTCTCATTATCTTTTTGCACATATGTAGActtagagcatgattaaccCGGGCTTCTTAAGGCGGAAGCTAAGAAACCGGTTCTTAGCTAGGACTTTAAGAACCGGTTCTTAACTTTTTTTACTTAAAAGTTAAGAAAAATTTTCTTAACTTCCGCTACTAAGAACTCCACCCTAAGAACCCCGGGTTAATTATGGTCTTAGCTAGCAATGTCTTTGAATCTCAACTTTGGAAATTGTGTTACACAGGTCGTTGGTTGTGGCAAACGCTGGAGATTGTAGAGCAGTCTTGTCTCGTCAGGGAAAAGCCATTGAAATGTCAAAGGACCACAAACCCATGAGCTGTAAAGAGAGAAGACGCATCGAAGCGTCGGGTGGATACATATACGATGGCTATCTGAACGGGCAACTTAACGTGGCTCGTGCCATCGGGGATTTTCATATGGAAGGCATGAAGAGGAAGAAAGACGGTTCTAACGGCGGACCTCTCATTGCGGATCCTGAGCTCATGACGACTAAACTAACGCAAGAGGACGAGTTCCTCATAATGGGCTGCGACGGGGTTTGGGATGTGTTCATGAGCCAGAACGCTGTTGATTTCGCTAGGAGGAGACTGCAAGAGCACAATGACCCGGTCATGTGTAGTAAAGAGTTGGTTGAAGAAGCTTTGAAGAGGAAGAGTGGGGATAATGTGACGGCGGTGGTTGTGTGCCTTCAGCCACAGCCGCCACCCAACTTGGTTGCACCGAGGTTGAGGGTTCAACGGAGCTTCTCAGCGGAGGGTTTAAAAGATTTGCAGAGCTACTTGGATGACTTGGGGTGCTAATTGGGAGGATGGTGACGAATGATttaattttctctgttttgtttttgtcttttggctataatttatagttttgggtttgggtttgtgGCGGTTTTGTTATTGAATTGTTACAATTTGAGTAAGTTATAACATAAGGCGGCATACAATAATATCTTTGCTTGGTGGGATTTGTTTTCTTCATACTTCATAATTTGTATTCTTTTTCGTCATCATATCTATCGGTCAACTATCTTTCACTTATTCTGTAATTCTCACGATTAGGGCATTTCACATAGAATCTAATTGGCTCTTTTTGATTGATAACTATATCATTCATTATGGGTTCATtatattagacacaaagtgtcccacatcggaAGTTAGAACTAATATTCACtagtatataagatagatggatcaatccacttatcaccaattggttttaagtgtgaagcccatctagcttaacatggtatcagagcccgatccacgcagtccaatccgatccacatcgatctggcccaaagttggcccatcgatctttgtccgaacattccgagattgacgctcaaagagccatcatctcgacgGGGATATAAGGTGGATGGACCACTCCTCttattgccaattggttttaagtgaaagcccaagaaacttatcatggtatcaaaatccaacccgatccacatcgatccgTGCCCAAAGCTGGCCCATCGATCCATGCCCATAAATTtcgagattgacgctcaaagagCCAGCCATtatctcgagggggcgtattagacacaaagtgttTCACATCGGAAGTTTTATCATGGGTGGAATAGgatatttctatttctttattattttaaatttgattaaaaatattttttcatctGAATTAGTGGAATTGTTTCCATTACTTTTCACTTTCATATTCAGTGATATTTTTTAAGGAAAGTTTTCTTCAGACCGAAAACAATGTATTTGGAGAAATACACTATAGCTTTACTTAACATTCATAAAAGTTCTAGTAATACTATTCATTAGATTTTGACCAGGTCTTTGAAACTGCCAAAATACTATAttctcaaaaatattatttatgtagtcatttttagataatatatagttggtcagtattttttaaataaatttattatatagtttaataagTTAACTCatgacagtttttttttaatttaccaATTATATGTCAGATATTATAAActctttattttcatttttaaattaaatgaatcAATATTTACTTAAAGTATTATAGTGATAGTTATGAAGtgatttaaataacataatttataaGTAATCCCTTTTACTTTTAATGAAAATCTTACAATGATTAAAAAGGCATTTCTCGTAAATTACAAAGAAGATGGGGGATTAAATTTGAttggaaaaatatttaatgaaatcataACTTATGCACATAACTAgtgtattttctaaaattatttgtttgaaataattatatataattaaaataattttatatagataaaaagtAAAATCTAATTATGCAGTCTCACTCCCgttagttttaatttattttatgcattttaaaattttaaaaatctttaatattttaaattggtattgttttaataatttataacataaactatgTCTAGTACTTGATCAAATATTCTGCATGTGATGAAATAACCAGTAAAAACTGTAATCATAtaaacattaaatgtaatatgatatatcatataatCAAATAGTTTAAACATTAGCTAATATTTcgtattttattttctcaagtaataatatattgattttatttgtaacattttgaaattttgaagaaattagaatataaaatattttgtgttttaaatattatgtttttaagttGAGGTAAAttgtaaaattaatattatgtttttaagttGAGGTAAAttgtaaaattaataattttgtttctttgtataTGTAATTACATATacttagttttataatttatcaaataattagtatattaagttacttttgttttattaattggtgTAGCACCTTAATCATgcttaaataaaataaaatataaaagaattgTTTTGTCTcattatataaatcaaaacgaaaataatattaatttctaataataactaatattagttgctaatcatattaattaaaattttacttgTGGTAGTACATACTCGGCAatcatcccctatatattattttaggagcattCAAAGAAACTAACCTTCActtcatgtgtgatttacatGAGTGTCATTTCTTAGGTGACAGCCTCACAATCATTTTCacacactttttaaaaaatcccTTTATTAACTAGAATTATTACAACATATGCCATTGGTCATTACAATATTAATGTGATCAATATTGATGAATTATCACACGATTCATGTTTGCCcatttttttagtttctatattCAATCCCACCACATATAGAAAGTGTATCATTCATGTTTACTCATCAATTTAATAACTGAGATTTGGTAGCTTTCTATTATATTGtacatatgaaaaatatttttggggtCTATATTGTTCACATACAATTTTTGTTAATGTGACAAATACATTTTCTAACGttacattatatttatatgtgttttcAGATGATCATAACCATgaaaacacatattttatatgtttataactTCAGACATTAcgtaatatttacatatttttatattacatatctataattataatatacaactaaatatattaatacacGGCCGCTCACttcagtttatataaaaatatttttttttttaaaaacaatccCGGTTGGATTTTCCGATGTATAATATTGAAAAGATGATCCAGGTTTTATCTTTGTCAATACACCTGatgttaatttatttgataagaatcaagTTCATATTATAATGTGCAATGTTGACTATTTGATTTGTAATACATAGTTTTTGCTATGCATACATCAGATTATATGATGTTACATATATCGAGAGATATTGAATTTTgatgaaaaacatataataaactaTTTTGATTCAATTATTACACATGTAGACTAAGTTTAATTTATGTGTCAAACCCGATAAATAGGGCACTGATTTGCTAGATGTATTTACTGAAACTGATACACGAATATTACCTCTCGCAAACCGTGAAGTATATTAATTGATATGCTTTATGTGTTTTCCTAAAACAACCAGGATTAAGAGAGCAATTTAATTGCTGAACAACCCACATGATTTATATGATAATCATCCATTGATTATGTATCCAAGCATATTTTATGGTATTAGGGCATTGATTGTAGACGTTGAATCATAAATACAAATTGAAATGTAATTAAAAGTgagatttcttttatttaatgtttaacAATACAAAAcgtatttttatttcaagtttcatattgtttgtctttcttttgtttcatatggtttgtctttttttttacaaacaaacaaaccattATAATATAGACGCACACTCTAGGTAgcttaattttttgtttaattaaataaaagaaaaccatgTCACAAGTAATACAATAACATATAGTATCtggtatatggtttgaaagCACATATTTAGGTGACGACGATTCATTTAATGTAAAACCTTGAATTAAAAGTTATAGTACATTGACTGATTTTATAGATCTTTGAAAAGAAAGATTATATTAAATGTAATGGAATCCCTTAATTTAAGCTCCAAaacttttaattaagaaatcaaCATAAATAATtgacaaataattatttttatatatcattcaATCTATGCAAGTCTTTGGtcaatatcatatttaatattgtTTCCTAAATTTTCTGATCCttgcataaaatatttttcaaatttttaaattggaaTCGAATAGTTAGGAATCTTTATAAGCACTGATTTTTGGCGATGCAATATTCCTTCAACCAAATTTTCCGCGCTGAAACCCTATGTATtatgactatatatataatactaaacTTATTGCTACGTTATTACAACCAACGAATTTCAAAACTGTGATAACTAGCAAAGAAAATGAGTTCTCTAAATTTTATCTCCGACTTGAAATCGTGCAAGTCTATATTGAAGTAGATAGAAGTGGAAGTCAAAAGATTTTGGAAGCAGTACTCCCGCTTTTGGTGGAGCGAGACGATTGAAATTGTCTGTATATATGCAAAAGTAAGTTGTTGTTAGCCTGTAAATTGTATAAAGCTAAACCTTTAGAGCATAAGTTATATGAAGCTTTTGTTACTTTTTTCAGGGAAATAAATCCATATATCTGTCAAAGAATTTGGTTTCGCAGTTTGATTATTTTCTGAAACAAGGACGCTCCACGCTTTTGGATGGTAATGGGCAATAAAATCAAGCA is a genomic window containing:
- the LOC108813765 gene encoding probable protein phosphatase 2C 22 isoform X2, translating into MEETKGISDPENGSSSYGGLPPNPLSFSSSSSSSAAAAALYRQQQTFDGDRFSAPKSLVRHPSLTKVSALSVENEFALDKIEFVPAMRSGAWSDIGSRSSMEDAYLCLDNLMDSFGLEDPEDGPTTAFYGVFDGHGGKHAAEFACQRIPRYIVEDREFPSDINKVISSAFLRTDTAFSEACALDGSLSSGTTALAALLTGRSLVVANAGDCRAVLSRQGKAIEMSKDHKPMSCKERRRIEASGGYIYDGYLNGQLNVARAIGDFHMEGMKRKKDGSNGGPLIADPELMTTKLTQEDEFLIMGCDGVWDVFMSQNAVDFARRRLQEHNDPVMCSKELVEEALKRKSGDNVTAVVVCLQPQPPPNLVAPRLRVQRSFSAEGLKDLQSYLDDLGC
- the LOC108813765 gene encoding probable protein phosphatase 2C 22 isoform X1; the encoded protein is MEETKGISDPENGSSSYGGLPPNPLSFSSSSSSSAAAAALYRQQQTFDGDRFSAPKSLVRHPSLVKTKVSALSVENEFALDKIEFVPAMRSGAWSDIGSRSSMEDAYLCLDNLMDSFGLEDPEDGPTTAFYGVFDGHGGKHAAEFACQRIPRYIVEDREFPSDINKVISSAFLRTDTAFSEACALDGSLSSGTTALAALLTGRSLVVANAGDCRAVLSRQGKAIEMSKDHKPMSCKERRRIEASGGYIYDGYLNGQLNVARAIGDFHMEGMKRKKDGSNGGPLIADPELMTTKLTQEDEFLIMGCDGVWDVFMSQNAVDFARRRLQEHNDPVMCSKELVEEALKRKSGDNVTAVVVCLQPQPPPNLVAPRLRVQRSFSAEGLKDLQSYLDDLGC
- the LOC108813372 gene encoding protein PXR1 encodes the protein MAGGGGNRRDDGSITIQSTNLFAALDTRKKKKKNSGKSKEGSSSKSTKLQKEPEPQVFWAPTPLKVKSWADIDDDDEDDDYYATTAPPSSGWATSEPKDTHVEESESEEDILEEGDDDVDEEQEHETEVQVHPEPEPEVKKAPEVPAPPKEAERQLSKKERKKKELAELEALLADFGVAPKEDNGQDASKEAKEEKKEETNGEGEIKENAAGGESKASKKKKKKDRQKEVKESQEQQANTEAVGEAAGSEPAEEDSAIDVKERLKKIASMKKKKSSKEVDAGAKTAAQEAAARRAKLAAAKKKEKNHYNQQPVR